The genomic interval CCGAGCAGGCCGCAAAACATCTCGAGCGCGGCGTGGCTGAGCTTGCAACTGCCATCGAGCGCGGCGGTCGTGATGCCGGCGGCGTCGCGCTTCGGGGCGGGAATCCCTTCGACCTCCGCAAGCGCCTCGTACAGGTTCTGCAAGCCGGCGCCCGACAGCGCGCCCCTTTCGATGCAGACGAAGCCAAGGCGCTTCCGCATGCGGTCAACCACATGCTCCTCGCGCTCCGTTTCCGGAGGAAGGGTGGCATGGCCGGCTTCCGTGATCACGGCGATACGGGCGCCGTTGCGCTCGACGAGGCAGGAGGCGCCAAAGCCCGTTCCCGGGCCAAGCACCAGCATCGGCGCGCCCGAAACCCCGGCCTTGCCGCCGAGCGGGAGCAGGTCGGCCGGCTGCAGCGCCGGCAGTGACCAGGCCAGCACCTCGAAATCGTTGAGGACATGGACCGTGTCGAAGGCGAAGGCCGGCCGCAGCTCGGCACCGTCGATGATCCAGGGGCTGTTGGTCATGACGCAGCGATTGTTCTCGACCGGTCCGGCTACCGCGAGGACGGCCGTCGTGACCGGCGCGGACAGGACGCTCCGGGAGAGGACGTCCGCAATCGCATCCTTGACGGTCGGAAAGTCCGCGACCCTGACGTAGGTGACGGCGCCGACGGCCCCGTCCTCGACCAGCGCAAAGCGCGCATTGGTTCCGCCGATGTCGGCGAGCAAGGCGTATCCTCTCGTCCTGCTGTCACTCATTCCCGCACAGAATCCCTTGCGTCTGCCTCACCGCCATCCAGTCCGCATAGCATCGGC from Bradyrhizobium arachidis carries:
- the glk gene encoding glucokinase; protein product: MSDSRTRGYALLADIGGTNARFALVEDGAVGAVTYVRVADFPTVKDAIADVLSRSVLSAPVTTAVLAVAGPVENNRCVMTNSPWIIDGAELRPAFAFDTVHVLNDFEVLAWSLPALQPADLLPLGGKAGVSGAPMLVLGPGTGFGASCLVERNGARIAVITEAGHATLPPETEREEHVVDRMRKRLGFVCIERGALSGAGLQNLYEALAEVEGIPAPKRDAAGITTAALDGSCKLSHAALEMFCGLLGSVAGNLALTFCARGGVYIAGGIVPRFPKFLAASDFRKRFEAKGNFEGYLRNIPTSLVTKPDASFEGLKAFSDHHTA